A stretch of DNA from Spirosoma endbachense:
AGCAAGGGTACAACTGCCGTTATCTCAGTATTCGTTTGCGTATCCGGCTTAAGGACGGGTTGGTGATGCCAAGATAGGAGGAAATATGGTAGGCAGGAATGCGGTTAATGATATTGGGGTGCTCTTCCAGCAACCTGATATAACGCTCCTCGTGCGTGTTGAACAGAAACTCCTCGGCACGCGTCTGTGAATACGTAAAAAATAGCTCGGCCAGCAACCGGCCGAACCTGGCCCAGTTGGGATGCGTTTCATATAAACTGGTCAAATCCCGGTAAGAAATATAAACAATTTCTGAGTCCTCCATGGCCTGTATAAAGTAATGGCAGGCTTTACGAGTGATAAAACTCCTGAAAGAAACAATAAACTGGTTCTCGGAGAAAAAGAAAATGTTCTTCTCTTCGCTGGTCTCCGGGTCGCTATAATAGATCCGGAAGATACCCTTGACGATCAGCCCCAGATCGTTGCACACGACTGACTGCATATTAAAGAAGTCACCTTTTTTAAGCTTACGGGATTTCCAGTAAGGCTTACTATCGGCAATATCTTTACCGGTCATGGCGGCAAAGTTGGCTAAATGCGTATTCAGCAGTTCATGATGTTCATCCATAGAGTCAATTCTTTCATTTACCGCTTCCTTGCCTCAGCGAGTGAGCGGTAAATCAATGACAAAAAATCAAGTATAAAAAGGCTGACTGGGTAAAGACGCCTATCTCTACAAAGAGGCTGTCGTGCCAAATTTCAAGCTTAATAAATCAATCATTTTTAACTTAAGTAAAAAAACATTTCTCAACCTGTCTTGCCCTGATTTTAGCCGGGCGTTTAAATGGACAGTTTCTACTGACAGATTATAAGCGTAAACTTAGCATTATTAGCAGGTTACCTTCCAGTTAAGATGCATTAACCGCCCTTTAAATGAACGAACTTCGAATAGAAGTGAGGGTTTCGTTTGAATGACCAGTAAGCACAAGCCTGATCCCCAGCGTACGCTGGAGTTGCACGCAAGCCTTATAGCCGTTCCTTAGAACCCAATCCAAAAGTGATGATCATAAATAATAGAGATCAACAAACGCACGAGCAGGCCCTGGCGGATGGGGCCGATGATTTTCTAGCCAAGCCCATTGTTTTTGCTCAGCTTAACGAATGGAAAAGCACAGAAGGAAGTTCGGTCAAGCCCAGCGGTTAGGTATGCAGTAAAGTGATCACAAATTCAGAATCCTGCCCTTCATGACTTTCCACGGTTAGTGTTCCCTCATGCCCCTTCGTGACAATGTCGTAACTCAGGCTCAGGCCCAATCCCGTGCCTTCACCGGTGGGTTTGGTCGTGAAAAAGGGCTGGAAAATTTTGGTCTTCACTGATTCAGGTATACCTGTTCCATTATCCTTCACCCGGATTTCGACTGAATTCACCAGCCGACGCGTGCTGACGGTGAGAGTGGGCAGATAATCCGCCGGAGTCCATTTCTGCTTTTCCTGAACGGCATAAAAGGCATTGTTGTACAGGTTCAGCAATACCTGCCCAATGTCCTGAGCTACGACCTCGATTGGAGGTAAGTCAGAATTGAAGTGCGTAACGAGTTGACAGGTAAAAGCGGCTTCTTTGGCTCGTACTCCATGATAAGCCAGCCGCAAGTACTCATCCGCCAGTGTGTTAAGATTTGCAGGTTCTTTTTGGCCGGTGCTGGTACGGCTGTGTTCCAGCATGCCTTTGACAATAGCTGAAGCACGCCCGCCGTGGTGGGTGATCTTTTGCAGGTTTTGCTTTAAGTCGCTCAAAATTTCGGCTTCCAGTTCCGCATCCCGGTTGGGCATTTGTTGCTCCTCTTCCAGTTCGGCTACTAACTCCGCGCTAACCTCGGAGAAGTTGTTGACGAAATTCAGGGGGTTCTGAATTTCGTGGGCGATGCCAGCGGTGAGTTCACCCAAACTCGCCATTTTCTCCTTCTGAATGAGTTGGGTTTGGGTAGCTCTCAGTTCGCTCAGTGTAGAATCGGCCAGCCGTTTGGCCGCTTCCAGCTGGGTAAAATCGTCATAGCGAGCGTAAGCCGTCGAAAAAGCATCCGCCAGCAGTTGTAACACGCTTAACTGGTCTTCGGTTAACGGACTCGTATCATTGCCCACATACAGCATCCCCTGCATAAAGGGTAGTAAGTGCAGGTAGAGACTGGTTGGCCGATGGTCAGTCAGGTAAGCTTCGGGCGAAGAAATCACGCCCTGACGGATGAGTACCTGGGCCTGCACTAACAAGTTAGCTTCATCCCAATGCGTTGTGTAGATTTGTTTGTTTCGCCAGTGAGGCAGTGCATCGGCCAAAAGGCCTGATGTGGCAAAAGGTGTCTTGAAAGTAGCAATGGCATTTCCGTCCGGGCTGGATAAAAAGGTATGGATTTGCTCTTGTTGTTGGTCGATGATAAACACCCCGCAGCGAACAAAGGGGATGCCCAGAGTGGTAAGTTCCTGCCAGATCAGGGGCGGTATGCGGGTTAAATCCTGGGTAGTGCGCATGGACGCTATTTGGGCCCGCACCCGGTCTAGTGAGGCTGTTCGGACAGCTTCACGCGCCTGGGCTTCGGCTTTTTCTATGTCCATAAATCGGGTATAGGCCTGGTCAAATACGCGGGCAAAGCGTTTCAAGATGCTTAAATCTTGTTCTGAGTAGATCTTGCCTACATACGAATCAAGCATCAGGCATGTATATTTCTCAAAGGCAACATTGAGCGTATACGATTCGGCTTCATAGATCAGTTGTTTTACCTCGTCGGGTAAATACCGATAATCCGTATGCGTGAAAAGCACCTTGAAATAGTTATTTTTTTCGTCAAACGACAGGGATTGGGTAACGACATCCATCCCTTTCTCGGCTGCTTCATAAATGGCATTCGTAAAGGGATGGTCGAAATAGGGAACCTTAAAACAAGTGGCTTTTACCGTTTGGTTGGGATTAACGGTCCAGTGCACAGCCTCTCGTGCGTTTTCGGTATATAAGCCAATGATGGCGGCTCCATCAATGGTAATTTGAACTTGATTTAATTGCTGAAAGACTAAGGTAATCACCGCTTGTAACTCATTACTATGCTGCATCGCTAACGAACGGGAACGAACACGCTCCAAAGCGGTTTCTAGTTGAGCTTCTCTGGCCTGTGCTTCCGCTTTTTGCAGGTCCAGGAATCGCACATACGCTTGCTCAAACACCCGGGCGAAACGTCTTAAAATGTCATTCTCCTGTTCCGTGTACATTTTCCCCTGAAAGGAATCGATAAACAGGGACGAATGCTTTTCAATGGCGATTGAGTAAGCATAACCCGGACTGGCGAATATCCACTGCTTTGTTGCTTCGGGCAAATACTGATAATCAGACACCCGAAGAATCTGCTCCCAATAACTATTTTTTTCGTCGAATGTAAGCGAATCAGCTACAAAACCTAACCTATTCTCTCGGGCTTCCCAATAGCGGTTATTAGCAGGGTGGTCAATATAGGGCAACCGAAAGGAGGTAGCTTCCGATATACGGTCGGGGTTGGCAGTCCAATGGATGACATCTCTGGAGCCTTCACTAAGTAAAGCAATCACGGCGGAACCGTCAGTAATGGCAATATCTAATTGGTTTAGTTGGTTAAAAACCAGGACAATGACCTGCTTTAACTCCTCACTTGAATGCATGGCTAAGGAGCGGGACCGGACTCGTTCCAGAGCCGCTTCCACGACCAGTTCCTGATTTTTATGGCTTAGCTCGGCGGTTCGGGCCTCCACCTGCCGTTCGAGGATTTCATTTTGGGTCAAGAGAATCTGTTGCTTTTCTGCTGACAGTTCTTCAACCTCAACTACACGCTTCCGCAAGGTATGCGCGGTGCGGGCAAATTCACTGGCCAGAAATAAACTATA
This window harbors:
- a CDS encoding Crp/Fnr family transcriptional regulator; translated protein: MDEHHELLNTHLANFAAMTGKDIADSKPYWKSRKLKKGDFFNMQSVVCNDLGLIVKGIFRIYYSDPETSEEKNIFFFSENQFIVSFRSFITRKACHYFIQAMEDSEIVYISYRDLTSLYETHPNWARFGRLLAELFFTYSQTRAEEFLFNTHEERYIRLLEEHPNIINRIPAYHISSYLGITNPSLSRIRKRILR
- a CDS encoding response regulator — its product is MIINNRDQQTHEQALADGADDFLAKPIVFAQLNEWKSTEGSSVKPSG
- a CDS encoding sensor histidine kinase, which translates into the protein MNYFFWLLLLGLSTSAGLAQPVFRIDSLPPKGVLLDKGWRWHAGDNPEWAKSDFDDAKWQAINPALDIHDLPQVRQAQLGWFRLKLQVDSTILQQALALAIRQVGASEIYLDGQVIYQFGVVSNVPEQEQTANLKGEVYSFQLNGQYTHQLAIRYSFTTTNFYHNIDGWSNPCLALQLQSSNQAHIDQLNGTLIPFILHFVLSSLYLLLGVTFLFFYFSFNTRKPYLFFGLYAIGQLIAYIFFLLRLRPTSTSFDAFCFLVGYALINIFILFQLIGTYGLYNRPKGWAFYGLVGYGILTIPAMLLFYKDAWMVNTGFYLLATLDQLRQYWYGMKTRQAGGRTLFLTLLIFSVFFLPSLALRLAGQGFLAYIFVSIGSFVLPIGYSLFLASEFARTAHTLRKRVVEVEELSAEKQQILLTQNEILERQVEARTAELSHKNQELVVEAALERVRSRSLAMHSSEELKQVIVLVFNQLNQLDIAITDGSAVIALLSEGSRDVIHWTANPDRISEATSFRLPYIDHPANNRYWEARENRLGFVADSLTFDEKNSYWEQILRVSDYQYLPEATKQWIFASPGYAYSIAIEKHSSLFIDSFQGKMYTEQENDILRRFARVFEQAYVRFLDLQKAEAQAREAQLETALERVRSRSLAMQHSNELQAVITLVFQQLNQVQITIDGAAIIGLYTENAREAVHWTVNPNQTVKATCFKVPYFDHPFTNAIYEAAEKGMDVVTQSLSFDEKNNYFKVLFTHTDYRYLPDEVKQLIYEAESYTLNVAFEKYTCLMLDSYVGKIYSEQDLSILKRFARVFDQAYTRFMDIEKAEAQAREAVRTASLDRVRAQIASMRTTQDLTRIPPLIWQELTTLGIPFVRCGVFIIDQQQEQIHTFLSSPDGNAIATFKTPFATSGLLADALPHWRNKQIYTTHWDEANLLVQAQVLIRQGVISSPEAYLTDHRPTSLYLHLLPFMQGMLYVGNDTSPLTEDQLSVLQLLADAFSTAYARYDDFTQLEAAKRLADSTLSELRATQTQLIQKEKMASLGELTAGIAHEIQNPLNFVNNFSEVSAELVAELEEEQQMPNRDAELEAEILSDLKQNLQKITHHGGRASAIVKGMLEHSRTSTGQKEPANLNTLADEYLRLAYHGVRAKEAAFTCQLVTHFNSDLPPIEVVAQDIGQVLLNLYNNAFYAVQEKQKWTPADYLPTLTVSTRRLVNSVEIRVKDNGTGIPESVKTKIFQPFFTTKPTGEGTGLGLSLSYDIVTKGHEGTLTVESHEGQDSEFVITLLHT